A region from the Azospirillaceae bacterium genome encodes:
- a CDS encoding thermonuclease family protein: MAIIAGLLALPAQHTLAAAPPPVGGGGDVIEGHAEATEGDTLVVNGGEVKLYAIDAPDPGQTCKNRRGTEYDCFAQATKELQALVKDQIVHCTTKESPAKQKRLAVCKLDDGRDVAAVMVRVGWALAYEELSVDYYRLQIRAMSYRTGMWGGRVEPPWLWRDRQVADQAKAMDQPKKKPPSPGG; the protein is encoded by the coding sequence ATGGCGATCATCGCCGGCCTGCTGGCCCTGCCGGCGCAGCACACCCTTGCGGCGGCCCCCCCGCCCGTCGGCGGCGGCGGCGATGTCATCGAAGGCCATGCCGAGGCGACGGAGGGCGACACGCTGGTGGTCAATGGCGGCGAGGTGAAGCTCTACGCCATCGACGCGCCCGATCCCGGCCAGACCTGCAAGAATCGCCGCGGCACGGAATACGACTGTTTCGCCCAGGCCACCAAGGAATTGCAGGCCCTGGTGAAGGACCAGATCGTCCATTGCACCACCAAGGAAAGTCCGGCCAAGCAGAAGCGCCTGGCGGTGTGCAAGCTGGATGACGGCCGCGACGTGGCCGCCGTCATGGTGCGGGTCGGCTGGGCCCTGGCCTATGAGGAGTTGTCGGTCGATTATTACCGCCTTCAGATCCGGGCCATGAGTTACCGGACGGGCATGTGGGGCGGCCGGGTGGAACCGCCCTGGCTGTGGCGTGATCGCCAGGTGGCGGATCAGGCCAAGGCGATGGACCAGCCCAAGAAGAAACCGCCGTCGCCCGGCGGCTGA
- a CDS encoding Maf family protein: MVNVQAAGIEQTPRQVPPLVLASSSPRRRELLAQIGLTPTGIDPADIDETPLADELPAHHALRLARAKAEVVAARSPGAIVLAADTVVGCGRRILPKAESADDVRHCLDLLSGRRHRVFGGLCVIDAKGKARTRVVQTAVVFKKLSRVEIDAYIALGEGVGKAGGYAIQGRAALFARGLVGSHSNVVGLSLFDTAALLRAAGLDPLAAPAVA, encoded by the coding sequence ATGGTGAACGTGCAGGCGGCAGGGATCGAGCAGACGCCGCGACAGGTCCCGCCGCTGGTGCTGGCGTCCAGTTCGCCGCGACGCCGGGAACTGCTGGCCCAGATCGGGCTGACGCCGACCGGCATTGATCCAGCCGACATCGACGAAACGCCGCTGGCTGATGAACTGCCGGCCCATCACGCGTTGCGCCTGGCCCGGGCCAAGGCGGAGGTAGTGGCCGCGCGCAGTCCCGGCGCCATCGTGCTGGCCGCCGACACGGTGGTGGGTTGCGGCCGCCGCATCCTGCCCAAGGCCGAAAGTGCGGACGATGTGCGCCATTGCCTGGACCTGCTGTCCGGCCGGCGCCACCGCGTTTTTGGCGGGCTGTGCGTCATCGACGCCAAGGGCAAGGCCCGCACCCGCGTGGTGCAGACCGCCGTGGTCTTCAAGAAACTGAGCCGGGTCGAGATCGACGCCTACATCGCCCTGGGCGAAGGCGTGGGCAAGGCCGGCGGCTATGCCATCCAGGGCCGCGCCGCCCTGTTCGCACGCGGGCTGGTCGGCTCGCACAGCAACGTCGTGGGCCTGTCCCTGTTCGACACCGCCGCCCTGTTGCGGGCGGCGGGGCTGGATCCCCTGGCGGCGCCGGCCGTGGCCTGA
- the infA gene encoding translation initiation factor IF-1, with protein MAKEDLIEFSGTVTELLPNAMFRVKLDNEHEVLAHTSGKMRKNRIRVLAGDRVNVEMTPYDLTKGRITFRFK; from the coding sequence ATGGCCAAGGAGGATCTGATCGAGTTCTCCGGCACGGTCACTGAACTGCTGCCGAACGCGATGTTCCGCGTTAAGCTCGATAACGAACACGAAGTGCTGGCTCACACCTCCGGCAAGATGCGCAAGAACCGCATCCGCGTGCTGGCCGGTGACCGGGTCAACGTCGAAATGACGCCTTACGACCTGACCAAGGGTCGCATCACCTTCCGCTTCAAGTAA